One Succinivibrio dextrinosolvens DNA window includes the following coding sequences:
- a CDS encoding DUF4143 domain-containing protein encodes MLGINYRKIHSNSVGSKTDYEMHSMDFEEFLWAKGYNQEQIDSVLSHMLSNIPFNDNEFSVFKRIFLDFCVLGGMPEVVKLYIETGTFSGILDVQNQIRLDYEEDVRKYADGLDQTKIISVYRSIPAQLAKENKKFQFNKIEKNARSREYTGCIEWLIDAGVITECNCLRYPELPLKGNVEESKFKLYYPDTGLLVSALDEEAQEDLRVNRNLGVYKGALYENFVAEAFVKQGLGLFYYKKENATLEEDFFVRTKNNLIPVEVKSNNDQSKSLSALIKNEKYSDISYGIKFGDLNIGHANNVYSFPFFCAFKLKDYLKAKDESSDTNITE; translated from the coding sequence ATGTTGGGGATCAATTATAGGAAAATTCACAGCAACAGTGTTGGCTCTAAAACCGACTATGAAATGCATTCAATGGATTTTGAAGAGTTTCTTTGGGCTAAAGGCTATAATCAGGAGCAGATCGATTCAGTTTTGTCTCATATGCTTTCCAATATTCCATTTAACGACAATGAATTTTCTGTTTTCAAGAGAATTTTCTTGGATTTCTGTGTTCTAGGTGGAATGCCGGAAGTTGTAAAGCTATATATTGAAACAGGAACTTTTTCTGGAATACTTGATGTTCAGAATCAGATTAGACTAGATTATGAAGAAGATGTCAGAAAGTATGCTGATGGCCTAGATCAAACCAAAATTATAAGTGTATATAGAAGTATTCCTGCCCAGCTAGCGAAAGAAAACAAGAAGTTTCAGTTTAATAAGATCGAAAAGAATGCAAGATCCAGAGAATATACTGGCTGTATTGAATGGCTGATTGATGCAGGAGTTATAACAGAATGCAACTGTCTGCGCTATCCTGAATTACCTTTGAAAGGCAATGTTGAGGAAAGCAAGTTTAAGTTATATTATCCAGATACAGGATTACTAGTGTCTGCTCTAGACGAGGAAGCTCAGGAAGATCTTCGAGTCAATAGAAATCTTGGGGTCTATAAAGGTGCATTGTATGAAAATTTTGTTGCTGAAGCTTTTGTTAAACAGGGCTTAGGTTTGTTTTATTACAAAAAGGAAAATGCTACGCTTGAAGAAGATTTTTTTGTGAGAACCAAGAATAATCTCATTCCTGTTGAAGTTAAATCTAACAATGATCAATCGAAGTCTTTATCGGCTTTAATCAAAAATGAGAAATACAGTGATATTTCCTACGGTATAAAATTTGGTGACCTTAATATTGGACACGCAAACAATGTATATAGTTTTCCATTCTTTTGTGCTTTTAAACTCAAAGATTATCTGAAGGCAAAAGATGAGAGCTCAGATACAAATATAACTGAATGA
- a CDS encoding UDP-2,3-diacylglucosamine diphosphatase, which yields MATFIIADLHLSESQPILTNALSNFYERNTILNDRVIIAGDMFDFFVGVDPNSAFQQKVKSIITKAKQRGVNTLFQAGNRDFLLDESAAEYFGMKLIKDFFILSTSKGKALLIHGDQLCLHDRSYQTFRVFAKNRFVRFCFMLLPLSMRTAIAQKIRNKSQQQEKRRAEYSEKVLQDPVVKKAGAAFLKNTGCTLLIHGHFHVFGGEQNAFGDGLSRLGLGMWDSHYSYIKIDRTDFKLVQRAMEKNF from the coding sequence ATGGCAACCTTCATTATTGCAGATCTTCATTTGTCAGAATCTCAGCCAATTCTGACTAATGCACTTTCAAACTTTTATGAAAGAAACACTATCCTCAATGACCGAGTCATTATTGCAGGAGACATGTTTGATTTCTTCGTAGGTGTTGATCCTAATTCCGCATTTCAGCAGAAGGTAAAGTCCATCATCACCAAAGCAAAACAAAGAGGTGTAAATACCTTGTTTCAGGCAGGAAACAGAGATTTTCTGCTTGATGAATCGGCTGCTGAATATTTCGGCATGAAGCTTATCAAGGATTTCTTTATACTCAGCACCTCAAAAGGCAAAGCTCTTCTTATCCATGGTGATCAGCTCTGTCTTCATGACCGCTCTTATCAGACCTTCCGTGTTTTTGCAAAAAACAGATTTGTCCGCTTCTGCTTTATGCTGTTGCCTCTGAGTATGCGTACAGCTATTGCCCAGAAGATCCGCAACAAAAGTCAGCAGCAGGAAAAACGACGAGCAGAGTACTCTGAAAAGGTTCTGCAGGATCCCGTTGTTAAAAAAGCAGGAGCTGCTTTCCTTAAGAATACAGGCTGTACTCTTCTGATACATGGACACTTCCACGTATTCGGAGGTGAACAAAATGCGTTTGGAGATGGATTAAGCAGACTCGGACTGGGTATGTGGGACTCCCACTACAGTTACATTAAAATCGATAGAACTGATTTCAAGCTTGTGCAGAGAGCCATGGAAAAGAACTTCTAA
- a CDS encoding peptidylprolyl isomerase: protein MITLKTTLGDIVIELDYDKAPNTAKNFEDYVKSGFYKRTIFHRVIKGFMIQGGGLEKDMNQKQTNAPIKNEADNGLKNDRGTIAMARTMDPHSATAQFFINTVNNDMLNFRSKDLNGWGYCVFGKVISGMEVVDKIEASKTTTVSYYQDVPVETIEILDATVEA, encoded by the coding sequence ATGATTACTTTAAAAACTACCCTAGGTGATATCGTTATTGAGCTTGATTATGATAAGGCTCCTAATACCGCTAAAAACTTTGAGGACTATGTAAAGTCAGGTTTCTACAAGAGAACCATTTTCCACAGAGTTATCAAGGGCTTTATGATCCAGGGTGGCGGTCTTGAGAAGGACATGAATCAGAAGCAGACCAATGCTCCTATCAAGAACGAGGCTGATAACGGTCTTAAGAATGATCGTGGCACCATTGCAATGGCAAGAACCATGGATCCTCACTCAGCAACTGCACAGTTCTTCATCAATACTGTTAACAACGATATGCTGAACTTCCGTTCAAAAGATCTGAACGGCTGGGGCTACTGTGTATTCGGTAAAGTAATATCAGGAATGGAAGTTGTAGACAAGATCGAAGCTTCAAAGACCACTACCGTTTCTTACTATCAGGACGTTCCTGTAGAAACTATCGAGATTTTAGACGCTACTGTTGAAGCTTAA
- the cysS gene encoding cysteine--tRNA ligase yields MLKIYNTLTRSKQEFKPINEGKIGMYVCGVTVYDLCHIGHARTFVNFDVIVRYLRYSGYDVTYIRNITDIDDKIIRRANERGIPAKDLAEQFIVEMHKDFDALNIKRPDIEPRATDNIKEIIALVQKLIDNGNAYVSDNGDVVFNIDSFKEYGRLSGQKIEELQAGSRIEVAKTKHNPLDFVLWKMSKPGEPAWESPWGEGRPGWHIECSAMNGKHLGAEFDIHGGGSDLIFPHHENEIAQSCCAHHSSYVHYWMHSGMVMINEEKMSKSLNNFFTIRDVLETYDAETVRYFLLSGQYRSPLNYSQENLDKARAALNRLYTTLRDTTPIEPQSAEDEYTAKFKEYMDDDFNTPGAISVLFDLAKQINKESGEKAQYLAGRLKQLASVLGILEQDPTVFLTSGAGDDDSAEIEALIKERNEARKAKDWARADAARDKLKEMHIELEDGPQGTTWHRV; encoded by the coding sequence ATGTTAAAAATATACAACACACTAACTAGAAGCAAGCAGGAATTCAAACCAATCAACGAGGGCAAGATTGGCATGTACGTATGTGGCGTTACCGTATACGATCTGTGTCATATCGGTCATGCTCGTACTTTTGTTAATTTTGATGTGATTGTACGTTATCTGCGTTATTCAGGATATGATGTTACCTATATCAGAAATATCACCGATATTGATGACAAGATTATCAGAAGAGCAAATGAACGAGGCATTCCTGCAAAAGATCTTGCAGAACAGTTCATTGTTGAAATGCACAAGGACTTTGATGCTCTGAATATCAAGCGCCCTGATATTGAGCCTCGCGCTACTGACAATATTAAGGAAATTATTGCTCTTGTTCAGAAACTTATCGATAACGGCAATGCCTATGTTTCCGACAACGGTGATGTGGTATTCAATATTGACTCCTTCAAGGAATACGGTCGTCTTTCTGGTCAGAAGATTGAAGAACTGCAGGCTGGCAGCCGTATTGAGGTTGCTAAGACCAAGCACAATCCTCTGGACTTTGTTCTGTGGAAGATGTCAAAGCCAGGTGAGCCTGCCTGGGAGTCCCCATGGGGTGAGGGCCGCCCTGGTTGGCATATTGAGTGTTCTGCCATGAACGGTAAACACCTTGGTGCTGAATTTGATATTCATGGCGGCGGTTCAGATCTGATCTTCCCTCACCATGAGAATGAGATTGCTCAGAGTTGCTGTGCACATCATTCTTCATATGTTCACTACTGGATGCACTCCGGTATGGTGATGATTAATGAGGAGAAGATGTCGAAGTCTCTGAACAACTTCTTTACTATCCGTGATGTTCTTGAGACATATGACGCTGAAACAGTACGTTACTTCCTGCTGTCTGGCCAGTACAGAAGTCCTCTGAACTATTCTCAGGAAAATCTGGATAAGGCAAGAGCTGCCCTTAACAGACTGTATACCACTCTGCGTGATACCACTCCTATTGAACCTCAGAGTGCTGAAGATGAGTACACTGCAAAATTCAAGGAGTATATGGATGATGATTTCAATACTCCAGGCGCTATTTCAGTTCTGTTTGACCTTGCAAAGCAGATCAACAAGGAATCAGGAGAAAAGGCTCAGTATCTGGCAGGACGTCTAAAGCAGCTTGCTTCAGTCCTCGGAATATTAGAGCAGGACCCAACTGTGTTCCTGACCTCTGGTGCCGGTGACGATGATTCTGCTGAAATTGAGGCTCTAATCAAAGAGCGTAATGAGGCACGTAAAGCTAAGGACTGGGCTCGTGCAGATGCAGCCCGTGACAAGCTTAAAGAGATGCATATTGAACTTGAGGACGGACCTCAGGGAACAACCTGGCATCGTGTTTAA
- a CDS encoding DUF2813 domain-containing protein: MYLEKAKVVNFRGIRKLSINFEDTSTVLIGENHWGKTSLLRALWMVLGQGEKLCQFEEKDLYVPVELKSYDTFPKENLVERVTRRKAISFEAEAVEQYKKDKLEKAQSIMNEQLSGTSNAADFLTEINRFISNYKHQEEEDVFKKTDNHIHIDLYFRESAIAGYAESHPALKPFWYFDDCGAYYIHWQIVAFYSEEKDEFVTIHNLVNKNNDSFKKTENYEEAFHTIIRLNPVFRLRDSRMDNKRVSKSKKGEKISHMASLIFNDNDLSSGNVSSLLKMFTAYLDKYLGNYNQDNDTDSVSRNPRNIDEIVKSPISLESLSSIRNMLTAPGLTRSKVVLTYIASALFLSQGDRVLDKNASPIMIIEDIESRFHPSLLLSFWSLLSVTATQKIVTTNSGDLLSSVPLQSLRRLHRKFYDTVCFQIDPETSSLNNDDLRRIAFHIRMNRPMAFFARTWILVEGETEVWILTQIASILGISLACEGIRIIEFAQCGLKPLIKVATQLGIAFHVLTDGDEAGKKYAEVALNFIPNKRRDRHLTVIPQKDIEHYLYSQGYDKTFRIAAGVSSNSQQRKGLTSDKIIDMAIKRKSKPGLALLLVDAIQKKGVEGVPVVFASLLQAVRALGQGNYI, encoded by the coding sequence ATGTATCTCGAAAAAGCTAAAGTAGTTAATTTCCGTGGTATCCGTAAATTATCCATAAACTTTGAAGATACCAGCACAGTTCTTATCGGTGAGAATCACTGGGGTAAGACATCTCTCCTTCGTGCCCTGTGGATGGTTCTCGGTCAGGGCGAAAAACTCTGTCAGTTTGAAGAAAAAGACCTTTACGTTCCTGTAGAGCTCAAGTCCTATGATACTTTCCCAAAAGAAAATCTGGTTGAAAGAGTAACCAGACGTAAGGCAATATCCTTTGAGGCTGAGGCTGTGGAACAGTACAAGAAGGACAAGCTTGAAAAAGCTCAGTCCATCATGAATGAACAGCTTTCAGGAACCTCAAACGCAGCCGATTTTCTTACTGAAATCAACCGGTTTATCTCCAACTACAAGCATCAGGAAGAGGAGGATGTTTTCAAGAAAACCGATAATCACATTCACATCGATCTGTATTTCAGAGAAAGTGCGATTGCAGGTTATGCGGAATCACATCCTGCATTAAAGCCATTCTGGTATTTCGATGACTGCGGAGCCTATTACATTCACTGGCAGATTGTGGCTTTCTACAGTGAGGAGAAGGATGAATTCGTAACTATTCATAATCTGGTAAATAAAAACAATGACAGTTTTAAAAAGACAGAAAACTACGAAGAAGCCTTCCATACAATTATCAGACTGAACCCTGTGTTCAGACTTCGTGACAGTCGTATGGACAACAAGAGAGTCTCCAAAAGCAAAAAGGGAGAGAAAATCTCCCATATGGCCTCTCTTATCTTTAATGACAACGATCTGTCCTCTGGGAATGTTTCATCGCTGCTTAAGATGTTTACCGCCTATCTTGATAAATATCTTGGCAACTACAATCAGGATAATGATACAGATTCGGTCAGTAGAAACCCAAGAAACATTGATGAGATTGTAAAAAGTCCAATTTCCCTTGAATCTCTGTCCTCAATCAGGAACATGCTGACTGCTCCAGGACTCACAAGATCTAAGGTGGTACTGACTTACATTGCTTCGGCACTGTTTCTCTCTCAGGGTGACCGTGTTTTAGACAAGAATGCCTCTCCAATTATGATTATTGAGGATATTGAGTCACGTTTCCATCCTTCACTGCTACTGTCTTTCTGGTCTCTGCTTTCAGTAACTGCAACCCAGAAGATTGTAACCACCAACAGCGGTGATTTGCTGTCCTCCGTACCATTACAGTCTCTAAGACGCTTACACAGAAAGTTCTATGATACTGTCTGTTTCCAGATTGATCCTGAGACCTCTTCTCTTAACAATGATGATTTAAGACGAATTGCATTCCATATCAGAATGAACAGACCTATGGCATTCTTTGCAAGAACCTGGATTCTGGTTGAAGGTGAGACTGAAGTCTGGATTCTAACTCAGATAGCTTCAATTCTCGGTATATCTCTGGCCTGTGAGGGAATCAGAATTATTGAATTTGCCCAATGCGGATTGAAACCTCTGATAAAGGTGGCCACACAGCTGGGTATTGCCTTCCATGTTCTGACTGACGGTGACGAGGCCGGAAAAAAATATGCAGAGGTGGCTTTAAACTTTATTCCTAACAAGAGACGTGACCGTCACCTTACGGTTATTCCTCAGAAGGATATTGAACATTATCTGTATTCTCAGGGATATGACAAGACTTTCAGAATAGCTGCAGGAGTCTCTTCTAACAGTCAGCAGCGCAAGGGCCTGACTTCTGATAAAATCATTGATATGGCAATTAAGCGCAAATCTAAACCGGGGTTGGCTCTGCTTCTGGTGGATGCAATACAGAAGAAGGGCGTTGAAGGAGTGCCTGTTGTCTTTGCAAGTCTGCTTCAGGCTGTTCGTGCTTTAGGTCAGGGTAATTATATCTAA
- a CDS encoding YicC/YloC family endoribonuclease — protein sequence MADISSMTGSSNRIINTDRVNISIDITSVNNRFLEIYLKMPDQLRHLDSKLRSIIQEKLTRGKIDCYLSYALNATDSLNINQDVLHALANAVSKINQELPQSNVNALEILNYPGVISQEANLQELIDEEILRNFSEAIDTMKENRRKEGIKLKEALISRLDKIVELSKIVGAQLEKLVELERQRIVSKISTLDVNVNPERLEQEVALAAQRADVREEYDRLLAHVKEVKSILEKGGICGKRLDFMMQEFNRESNTLASKASNLEITQVAVELKVLVEQMREQVQNIE from the coding sequence ATGGCTGATATTTCCAGCATGACCGGTTCATCAAACAGAATCATAAACACCGACAGAGTTAACATCAGTATTGATATCACCTCAGTCAACAACCGCTTTCTTGAAATTTACCTCAAAATGCCGGATCAGCTAAGACATCTTGATTCAAAACTCAGAAGCATTATTCAGGAAAAACTGACCCGAGGAAAGATTGACTGCTATCTTAGCTATGCCTTAAATGCTACAGATTCTCTTAATATCAATCAGGATGTGCTGCATGCCCTGGCTAATGCAGTATCAAAAATAAACCAGGAACTGCCTCAGTCAAACGTTAATGCACTGGAGATACTGAACTACCCAGGAGTAATCAGTCAGGAAGCTAATCTTCAGGAACTTATAGATGAGGAGATTTTAAGAAACTTCTCAGAGGCTATTGATACCATGAAAGAAAACCGCAGAAAGGAAGGCATCAAACTAAAAGAGGCTCTAATCTCCAGACTGGATAAGATAGTCGAGTTATCTAAGATCGTTGGAGCACAGCTGGAGAAGCTGGTTGAGCTGGAAAGACAGAGAATTGTAAGTAAAATCAGTACACTGGATGTAAACGTCAATCCGGAAAGACTGGAGCAGGAGGTCGCTCTGGCAGCTCAGCGAGCTGACGTTCGTGAGGAGTATGACCGACTTCTGGCACATGTTAAGGAAGTAAAAAGCATTCTTGAAAAGGGAGGCATCTGCGGAAAGCGCCTTGATTTCATGATGCAGGAGTTCAACCGTGAATCAAACACTTTGGCCTCAAAGGCATCAAATCTTGAGATCACTCAGGTTGCGGTTGAGCTGAAGGTACTGGTTGAGCAGATGAGAGAACAGGTTCAGAACATAGAATAG
- the pyrE gene encoding orotate phosphoribosyltransferase, translating into MQEYQRKFIELALSKGVLKFGSFVLKSGRTSPYFFNAGGFNTGEDLATLGSCYAHALVDAGISFDVLFGPAYKGIPLACATAMALSSEHNRNVPWCFNRKEKKDHGEGGNLVGAPLKGDILLVDDVITAGTAIRESEALIKENGAHFKAAIIALNRMEKGKGEKSAIAEAEEQIGIKIISIVTFDDLLKYIENDDKLKEHIPAMLKYRKQYGA; encoded by the coding sequence ATGCAGGAATATCAGAGAAAATTCATTGAACTTGCTTTAAGCAAGGGTGTTTTAAAATTCGGCAGCTTTGTTCTCAAATCAGGAAGAACCAGCCCATATTTCTTCAATGCAGGCGGTTTCAATACCGGTGAAGATCTGGCCACTCTTGGTTCATGCTATGCTCATGCCCTGGTGGATGCCGGCATATCGTTTGACGTCCTGTTCGGACCTGCTTACAAAGGAATCCCTCTAGCCTGCGCTACTGCCATGGCTTTATCTTCTGAGCACAACAGAAATGTTCCATGGTGCTTCAACCGTAAAGAGAAGAAAGACCACGGTGAAGGAGGAAATCTGGTAGGCGCTCCTTTAAAGGGGGATATTCTGCTGGTTGACGATGTAATCACCGCAGGTACCGCAATTCGCGAGTCTGAAGCTCTGATTAAGGAGAATGGCGCACATTTTAAGGCAGCAATTATTGCTTTAAACCGTATGGAAAAGGGTAAAGGCGAAAAGAGTGCTATTGCCGAGGCAGAGGAGCAGATTGGAATTAAGATTATTTCCATCGTTACATTTGATGATTTGCTCAAATATATTGAGAACGATGACAAGCTAAAAGAGCATATTCCAGCAATGCTCAAGTACAGAAAACAGTACGGAGCCTAA
- a CDS encoding epoxyqueuosine reductase QueH: MDFNFRLPDNFAKDSPKRDLKLPDNANGLVVHCCCAPCSTSLVECLIFNKIRPLMFFYNPNIYPTEEYEKRRDEWIHLCELLQIEYVIGDYDYRMWLDAVKGLEDEPERGRRCLKCFTHRLTVTALFAKSRDINTFTTTLCTSRWKSKKQVDEAGFRAQDKVEGTFYWDQDWRKEGLVGRRYELVKEIDFYNQLYCGCEFSQISANYCKKGIVENEEKK, from the coding sequence ATGGATTTTAATTTCAGACTGCCGGACAACTTTGCAAAAGACTCGCCTAAAAGAGATCTTAAACTTCCTGACAATGCCAATGGTCTGGTTGTTCACTGTTGCTGTGCCCCATGCTCAACAAGTCTTGTTGAATGTCTAATCTTCAACAAGATCAGGCCTCTGATGTTTTTCTACAATCCAAATATCTATCCAACAGAAGAATACGAAAAAAGACGCGATGAATGGATTCACCTGTGTGAACTTCTACAAATTGAATATGTAATCGGCGACTATGACTACAGAATGTGGCTTGATGCAGTAAAGGGACTTGAGGATGAACCTGAAAGAGGTCGCCGCTGTCTTAAGTGCTTCACTCACAGACTTACAGTAACTGCTCTTTTTGCTAAATCCCGTGATATCAACACCTTCACAACCACCCTGTGTACCTCAAGATGGAAAAGTAAAAAACAGGTAGATGAAGCAGGATTCAGAGCTCAGGATAAAGTAGAAGGAACCTTCTACTGGGATCAGGACTGGAGAAAGGAAGGCCTTGTAGGCAGACGCTATGAGCTGGTAAAGGAAATCGACTTCTATAATCAGCTTTACTGCGGATGTGAGTTCTCTCAGATAAGTGCAAACTACTGTAAGAAAGGTATAGTTGAAAATGAAGAAAAAAAGTAG